Proteins encoded by one window of Pseudomonadota bacterium:
- a CDS encoding RNA methyltransferase: MKGSESPMITSRQNPLVKEIVEAGRRRPSGLFVLEGPHLADEALRADVRIVRVLLGPNADPHIAARLRERAERVFDASAEVVAHAADSQHPQGIVALAEEPPLALEPDRARVGRLLLLDEVRDPGNLGTIMRTAWASGVAGVITVGSCVDPWNPKAVRASAGACFHVPVLRIADRAELPPWLETHGQRALRVEANGRRSCFEADLSSPVTLVLGSEAHGVHPETAAACADSLHVPMRGGCESLNLAATAAVLCYLALDRETRLRS, encoded by the coding sequence ATGAAAGGCAGCGAATCACCGATGATCACCAGCCGCCAGAATCCGCTGGTCAAGGAGATCGTGGAGGCGGGTCGCAGACGACCGTCGGGCCTGTTCGTTCTCGAAGGCCCGCATCTCGCTGATGAGGCCCTGCGCGCCGACGTGCGCATCGTGCGGGTGCTGCTCGGACCGAACGCCGACCCTCACATTGCGGCGCGGCTTCGAGAGCGCGCTGAACGGGTCTTCGACGCCTCTGCCGAAGTCGTCGCGCACGCCGCCGACAGTCAGCATCCCCAGGGAATCGTCGCTCTCGCGGAAGAGCCCCCGCTCGCGCTCGAGCCCGATCGCGCCCGCGTGGGCCGGCTGCTGCTGCTCGATGAGGTGCGCGATCCGGGAAATCTGGGCACGATCATGCGAACCGCCTGGGCTTCCGGCGTTGCGGGCGTGATCACGGTGGGAAGCTGCGTCGATCCCTGGAACCCCAAGGCGGTGCGCGCATCCGCCGGAGCCTGCTTCCACGTGCCGGTGCTGCGCATCGCCGATCGCGCCGAGCTGCCCCCCTGGCTCGAGACGCACGGACAGCGGGCGCTGCGGGTCGAGGCAAACGGCCGACGCTCGTGCTTTGAAGCCGACCTCTCGTCGCCCGTCACACTGGTGCTGGGCAGCGAAGCGCACGGGGTGCACCCTGAGACCGCGGCAGCCTGCGCCGACTCGCTGCACGTGCCGATGCGCGGAGGGTGCGAGTCGCTCAACCTGGCGGCGACGGCGGCCGTTCTCTGCTACCTGGCCCTCGATCGGGAGACGCGGCTCAGGTCTTGA
- a CDS encoding dicarboxylate/amino acid:cation symporter has product MRIDAEASAAPPAPAKGIGLTAQIFIGLALGVALGVVRPDLAVSLKPLGTLFLQMIKSIIAPLVFATLVVGIAGVGSLEAVGRMGLKALVYFEVVTTFALLVGLAAVNLVQPGAGVNLTLAASAEKIDAQKMHGAADILLHTFPASVVDAMARGDVLQIVVFAVLFGMGVVAAGDRGKPVIELCESVAEVMFKYTGFIMRYAPIGVAAAMAATIGGQGVQVLGYLGKLIGTLYLALFFFVVFVLGTVMAIARIPVRRFFEAVREPVTIAFSTTSSEAALPRAMQNMERFGVPRQIVSFVIPTGYSFNLDGTTLYLSLASVFVAQAAGVDMPLSQQMLMVLTLMLTSKGVAGVPRASLVILAGTLATFNLPVEGVAVILGVDAVMDMARTAVNVLGNCLATAVVARWEGVLADPTEAQPTTGAQPPPAVADDAAAAVGHS; this is encoded by the coding sequence ATGCGCATCGATGCCGAGGCCTCCGCCGCCCCACCCGCTCCCGCCAAGGGAATCGGGCTCACGGCCCAGATCTTCATCGGACTGGCCCTGGGTGTGGCCCTCGGCGTGGTGCGCCCGGATCTGGCGGTGAGCCTCAAGCCCCTCGGCACATTGTTCCTGCAGATGATCAAGTCGATCATCGCTCCGCTGGTGTTCGCAACGCTCGTGGTGGGCATCGCGGGGGTCGGCTCGCTCGAGGCCGTGGGGCGCATGGGCCTCAAGGCGCTCGTGTACTTCGAGGTGGTGACCACGTTTGCGCTTCTGGTCGGGCTGGCCGCGGTGAACCTCGTGCAGCCCGGCGCGGGCGTCAACCTGACACTCGCGGCAAGCGCGGAGAAGATCGATGCCCAGAAGATGCACGGCGCCGCCGACATCCTTCTTCACACCTTCCCCGCCAGCGTGGTTGACGCCATGGCCCGTGGCGACGTGCTCCAGATCGTGGTCTTCGCGGTGCTGTTCGGCATGGGGGTGGTGGCGGCGGGCGACCGTGGCAAGCCCGTCATCGAGCTGTGCGAGAGCGTGGCCGAGGTCATGTTCAAGTACACCGGCTTCATCATGCGGTACGCGCCCATCGGCGTGGCGGCCGCCATGGCGGCGACCATCGGAGGGCAGGGCGTGCAGGTGCTGGGGTATCTGGGCAAGCTCATCGGCACGCTGTACCTGGCGCTGTTCTTCTTCGTCGTCTTCGTGCTCGGCACGGTGATGGCGATCGCGCGAATCCCCGTGCGCCGGTTCTTTGAGGCCGTGCGCGAACCAGTGACCATCGCATTCTCCACGACCAGCAGCGAAGCCGCGCTGCCTCGCGCCATGCAGAACATGGAGCGGTTCGGCGTGCCCCGTCAGATCGTGTCGTTTGTCATTCCCACCGGCTACAGCTTCAATCTCGACGGCACCACGCTGTACCTGTCCCTGGCATCGGTGTTCGTGGCGCAGGCAGCGGGGGTGGACATGCCCTTGAGCCAGCAGATGCTAATGGTGCTCACCCTGATGCTCACCAGCAAGGGGGTGGCGGGGGTGCCTCGGGCGTCGCTGGTCATCCTCGCGGGAACCCTTGCCACCTTCAACCTGCCTGTGGAAGGGGTTGCCGTCATCCTCGGTGTCGATGCCGTGATGGACATGGCGCGAACCGCGGTGAACGTTCTCGGGAACTGCCTCGCCACCGCCGTGGTGGCGCGCTGGGAAGGCGTGCTGGCCGATCCGACGGAGGCGCAGCCCACGACGGGTGCGCAGCCTCCGCCTGCGGTCGCCGACGACGCTGCGGCAGCAGTGGGTCACTCATGA